A DNA window from Aspergillus nidulans FGSC A4 chromosome V contains the following coding sequences:
- a CDS encoding uncharacterized protein (transcript_id=CADANIAT00002951), with translation MAISLRLNLLPTLLLALQSSAIRLDAREPPADCSTNRTYTAVSGDTCAKIASAHSPGALCMDIAAANSLSIQELLEWNTYINPECTNLQAGDEVCVALPTPSPTTTFVASPTTLQKRGYATSIVEPPGPVPHGTTKNCGLYYGVKPGDFCDSIADRFSIDYQLFRDINPAIDADCTNLVPGLYYCVSPTRDWDQTTTTISTSTYASAPAPTTSGTTSNCYEWYVVHSGDTCNQIASIYGISVQELRLWNPSLRQDCSNLRPGHAYCVHGELPSVPTPHSTPAQPTPDFS, from the exons ATGGCCATCTCACTTAGGCTTAATCTTCTACCTACCCTTCTGCTTGCCCTGCAGAGCAGTGCCATTCGCTTGGATGCTCGGGAACCACCCGCTGATTGCTCCACGAACAGGACCTATACTGCAGTTTCTGGAGATACCTGCGCAAAGATCGCAAGTGCGCATAGC CCTGGGGCATTATGCATGGACATTGCGGCGGCCAACTCTCTCAGCATTCAGGAACTTCTCGAGTGGAACACATACATCAATCCCGAATGTACGAACCTCCAGGCTGGTGACGAGGTCTGCGTGGCCCTACCAACCCCTTCACCGACTACAACATTTGTTGCTTCCCCGACGACGTTACAAAAAAGGGGTTACGCTACTTCGATCGTAGAGCCACCTGGTCCTGTCCCTCACgggacgacgaagaactGTGGGCTATACTATGGAGTAAAACCGGGCGATTTCTGTGACTCGATTGCCGACCGATTCAGCATTGACTATCAGCTCTTCAGGGATATCAACCCAGCCATTGACGCTGATTGCACGAATCTTGTCCCGGGTCTCTACTACTGCGTCTCTCCAACCCGGGACTGGGACCAGACAACGACTACCATCTCGACTTCGACGTACGcttctgcgcctgcgccCACGACAAGTGGAACTACTTCTAATTGTTACGAG TGGTACGTTGTTCACTCTGGAGACACCTGTAACCAAATCGCGTCGATCTATGGCATTTCCGTCCAGGAGTTACGGCTCTGGAACCCAAGCCTCAGACAGGACTGCTCAAACCTGAGACCCGGCCACGCGTATTGTGTCCATGGAGAGCTCCCGAGTGTTCCGACTCCGCACTCGACTCCCGCACAGCCTACACCAGACTTCTCTTAA
- a CDS encoding sugar porter family MFS transporter (transcript_id=CADANIAT00002952), translating into MGSPDAKKPFFGLRGGWLTFWLTVACATDMTLFGYDQGVFSGVTVTQDFLELHDLVGPSRTQVLSTVTAIYDIGCFFGAIAAFTCGERLGRKKAILLGTTIMAIGTIIKASSYSLAQMFVGRIVLGIGNGINTTTAPVWQTETAHHKWRGKLVIFELVMNIAGFSLVNWINYGLSFRGGAVAWRFPIAFQFVFIVILFATVPWLPESPRWLMEQGREKEAVEILAAIEDKPVTDSYILTQRNEIRFSVQYERENAPTWTELFLRKKGTNDTKSLRRLLLGAGTQFMQQFEGINIMSYYMPLILINAVGLSESMARLLSACNSVSYLLFTCLAVPLVERWGRRGLMLFSTAGQGFSFLVITILLRYAETSPDKEKIASASIAFFFLYFISFGMGMLGVPWLYPTEINSLPMRNKGAAVATATNWMTNFVVVEITPIGIQNIGWRFWIVWTIFNAGFLPVIYFLYPETANRTLEDLDSYYRTNPSLVVTGDPDATCVKRPLKYIQHEDEELQKNAKGISMEVEEVIKSEPQTYS; encoded by the exons ATGGGCTCACCAGACGCTAAAAAGCCATTTTTCGGGCTTCGTGGAGGCTGGCTCACCTTTTGGCTCACAGTGGCATGTGCTACTGACATGACCCTTTTTGGTTACGATCAAGGCGTGTTTA GCGGAGTGACAGTGACGCAGGACTTTCTCGAGCTCCACGACCTAGTCGGACCCTCAAGAACCCAAGTGCTTTCGACAGTGACCGCAATTTACGATATTGGCTGTTTCTTTGGCGCGATTGCTGCCTTTACATGTGGCGAGCGGCTTGGGCGGAAGAAGGCTATTTTGCTGGGAACGACGATCATGGCAATTGGAACTATTATCAAGGCGAGCTCATACAGTCTCGCCCAGATGTTTGTTGGTCGGATCGTCCTTGG TATAGGAAACGGTATCAATACCACGACGGCCCCTGTCTGGCAGACCGAAACCGCGCACCACAAGTGGAGAGGGAAGTTGGTCATCTTCGAGCTGGTAATGAACATCGCCGGCTTCTCTTTGGTGAATTGGATCAACTATGGGCTCTCGTTCCGTGGAGGCGCGGTGGCATGGCGGTTCCCTATCGCCTTCCAATTTGTCTTCATTGTCATTCTCTTTGCAACGGTCCCCTGGCTTCCCGAGTCACCTAG ATGGCTCATGGAACAGGGCCgtgaaaaagaagcagtAGAGATACTGGCCGCGATTGAGGACAAGCCCGTAACTGATTCCTATATCCTGACGCAGCGCAATGAGATTCGCTTCAGTGTCCAGTACGAACGGGAGAATGCGCCTACCTGGACCGAACTCTTCCTTCGCAAAAAGGGAACTAACGATACCAAAAGCCTTCGACGGCTCCTCCTGGGCGCCGGCACACAGTTCATGCAGCAATTCGAAGGAATCAACATCATGTCCTACTACATGCCGCTCATTCTCATCAACGCGGTCGGCTTGTCGGAGAGTATGGCCCGGCTTTTATCTGCGTGCAATTCAGTATCGTATCTGCTCTTCACCTGCCTTGCCGTGCCGTTGGTCGAACGCTGGGGCCGAAGAGggctgatgctcttctctACTGCCGGGCAGGGCTTTTCATTCCtcgtcatcaccatcctgCTGCGGTACGCGGAGACAAGCCCTGACAAAGAAAAGAtcgcctcggcctcgattgcattcttcttcctctacttcatcTCTTTTGGAATGGGTATGCTAGGTGTTCCGTGGCTCTACCCAACTGAGATCAATTCGCTTCCTATGCGGAATAAGGGCGCCGCTGTCGCCACGGCCACAAACTGGATGACCAACTTTGTCGTCGTGGAAATCACTCCCATCGGTATTCAGAATATCGGCTGGAGATTTTGGATCGTCTGGACAATCTTTAATGCCGGCTTCCTGCCGGTCATTTACTTTTTATACCCGGAAACCGCAAACCGCACGCTGGAAGACCTGGATTCTTATTATCGTACTAACCCATCCCTGGTTGTTACAGGGGACCCTGATGCGACTTGCGTCAAGCGGCCGCTCAAATATATCCagcatgaggatgaggagctgcagaagaaTGCAAAGGGGATATCAATGGAAGTCGAGGAGGTTATAAAATCTGAACCCCAAACGTATAGCTAG
- a CDS encoding uncharacterized protein (transcript_id=CADANIAT00002953) — translation MDPLSCAASVTAVIQLAGALADVCGEYIKKVTNAQKEINYLNEEITRLMRILESLNGMLQGPDREKLAALHKISDDVGTCKVVLENLGKKVNPENTQNSFRWQGFQDWKWPLQSQEIDDAIGQLKRYTSLFVAALQIDHVGFTDPVEQNFDLHDLKIVEEAIHDSFENKNEECFPETRTELLRQVGNWAESSHGKCIYWLTGEAGTGKSTISRTVARQLKERKLFAASFYFRRNEEGRNNMKSLFLAFAQQLANAVPDLGLEIERTVKDDPYISGKAPAEQFRKLILQPLMTMDLEPVITLVAVIDALDECRSDAENDDHDIRVLLRLIPQVQESESVRLRFFMTSRPELPVRLGFKAVENSLQNMDLHSIPSSETTRDVSIFLEHSLTQIRGTHGLPADWPGEEAINDLLARTLPLFISAATMCRFISSTYDPQDRLQKVLNDKTSYVSEMARTYLPVLNQVLAGQNEWEAARLNQSFKDIVGPLIALATPLPVNALSQLLALKSSITSNHVKSLLNCLHSVLIIPDNPELPVRPRHLSFRDFLFDSTTKDNKQSEKFWIDEKAIHQKLSDQCLRVMESKLKKNICMLSDDTLQRSEIDSNSVNEHLPVELQYACRYWTQHMMQSWNPAGAVEKACSFLKKYFLHWMEVMSILGVMPEVIRAICRLQSGIQDDKDSELSKFLYDARRFVLNNRHLAETAPLQLYSSGLMFSPEGSITRRIFNYNLSGWSQLPKVEQTWSAEQQTLENHLGPVESVVFSPDGKQLVSGSYDDTVKIWDPATGELLQTLDGHSGTVESLAFSPDGKLLASGSYDNTIDLWDSATGELLQTFEGHPHSIWSVAFAPDGKELASASDDSTIKIWDLATGELQQTLDSHSQSVRSVAFSPDGKLLASSSLDSTIKVWNPATGELQQSLEGRSGWVKSVAFSPDGKKLASGSEKNTVKLWNPATGELLQTLEGHSQSVRSVAFSPDGKQLASSSSDTTIKLWNSTTGELQQTFKGHDLWIRAVAFSPDGKHLVSGSDDNTIKLWDLATSELQQSLEDHSRSVHAVAFSPDDKQLASSSLDSTIKLWDSATGELQRTLEGHSQGVRSVTFSPDGKLLASNSYDGTIKLWNPLTGELQQTLTGRSDWVDSVAFSPDGKQLASGYYDSTIKLWDSATGELLQTLEGHSDRIQSVVFSPDGKLLASGSYDQTAKLWDPATGELLQIFEGHSKWVESVAFSPDGKLLASSSYGETIKLWDPVTGELLQTLNDPDESAGSVAFSPDGNRLASVDIFDTKIWDPATGELLQALKGHSKWVWSRTGAGISIFLDQWLCLQEKRILWLPQSYQPFCISVNDGVLVLGHSSGRVSFIQGPRFLIESEET, via the exons ATGGATCCTCTGTCATGCGCGGCCAGCGTGACTGCAGTCATTCAACTGGCTGGCGCTCTTGCAGACGTCTGTGGAGAATATATTAAAAAAGTCACGAATGCCCAAAAAGAAATCAACTACCTAAATGAAGAGATCACCAGACTTATGAGAATACTAGAGTCGCTTAATGGCATGCTTCAGGGACCCGACAGGGAAAAACTTGCCGCCCTTCACAAGATATCTGATGACGTTGGAACTTGCAAGGTGGTTCTTGAGAATTTGGGAAAGAAGGTCAATCCAGAAAATACGCAAAACTCCTTCAGATGGCAGGGATTTCAAGACTGGAAATGGCCCTTGCAGAGCCAGGAAATAGATGATGCTATTGGCCAGTTAAAGAGGTATACATCACTCTTTGTGGCAGCATTGCAGATTGATCATGT GGGATTTACTGACCCAGTTGAACAAAATTTTGACCTGCATGACCTGAAAATCGTGGAAGAGGCCATACATGATTCCTTTGAGAACAAAAATGAAGAGTGTTTCCCTGAAACCAGAACCGAGTTACTTCGTCAAGTTGGAAACTGGGCGGAATCATCTCACGGAAAATGCATATACTGGCTAACAGGTGAAGCTGGTACTGGAAAATCAACAATTTCTCGGACAGTAGCAAGGCAACTCAAAGAAAGAAAGTTATTCGCTGCCAGCTTTTATTTCAGACGGAATGAAGAGGGCAGAAATAACATGAAATCGCTTTTTCTAGCTTTTGCACAGCAGCTGGCGAATGCTGTACCTGACCTGGGACTAGAGATCGAGAGAACTGTGAAAGATGATCCTTATATATCAGGAAAGGCACCTGCGGAACAATTCAGAAAACTCATACTTCAACCCCTCATGACTATGGATCTAGAGCCCGTTATCACTTTGGTGGCTGTAATTGACGCATTGGATGAGTGCCGATCAGATGCTGAAAATGATGATCATGACATTAGGGTTCTTCTGCGCCTTATACCTCAAGTCCAAGAATCAGAGTCTGTACGCCTACGATTCTTCATGACCAGCCGACCTGAGCTGCCAGTCCGCCTTGGCTTTAAAGCTGTTGAAAACAGCCTTCAGAACATGGATCTTCACAGCATCCCTTCATCAGAAACAACTCGTGATGTTTCCATTTTTCTGGAGCATTCCCTCACCCAAATTCGAGGGACTCATGGTCTTCCTGCAGATTGGCCTGGTGAAGAGGCTATAAATGACCTTCTTGCAAGGACGCTGCCACTTTTTATCTCTGCTGCTACTATGTGTCGCTTCATTAGCAGCACCTATGACCCCCAGGACCGCCTCCAGAAAGTTCTGAATGACAAAACCAGCTATGTGTCAGAAATGGCTCGAACATACTTACCAGTGCTTAATCAAGTTCTAGCTGGTCAAAATGAGTGGGAGGCTGCGCGATTAAATCAGAGTTTCAAGGACATAGTAGGCCCGTTGATCGCCCTTGCTACTCCACTCCCAGTCAACGCGCTCTCGCAGCTTCTTGCCTTGAAATCAAGCATCACATCCAACCATGTCAAAAGTTTGTTGAACTGCCTTCATTCTGTATTAATTATACCCGATAACCCAGAATTGCCTGTGCGACCCCGACATCTATCGTTTCGGGATTTTCTTTTCGACAGCACAACCAAGGATAACAAGCAGAGCGAGAAGTTCTGGATAGATGAAAAGGCGATCCACCAGAAGCTTAGTGATCAGTGCCTCAGGGTTATGGAGAGCAAGTTGAAAAAGAATATTTGCATGTTATCCGATGATACACTGCAGCGAAGTGAGATCGATTCTAACTCGGTTAATGAGCATCTGCCAGTAGAGTTACAATATGCGTGCCGGTACTGGACTCAGCACATGATGCAAAGCTGGAACCCAGCTGGGGCTGTTGAAAAAGCGTGTTCATTCCTAAAGAAATACTTTCTTCATTGGATGGAAGTGATGAGTATCCTGGGCGTTATGCCCGAGGTTATTAGAGCGATATGTAGATTACAATCCGGCATTCAA GACGATAAAGACTCCGAACTGTCAAAATTCCTCTATGATGCTAGGCGGTTTGTCCTCAACAATCGACATTTAGCAGAGACTGCACCCCTTCAACTTTACTCATCAGGCCTGATGTTTTCTCCTGAAGGCTCAATCACTAGGAGAATATTCAACTATAATCTATCAGGCTGGTCCCAGTTACCTAAGGTCGAACAGACCTGGAGTGCAGAGCAGCAGACTCTTGAAAACCATTTGGGACCGGTTGAGTCGGTGGTATTCTCACCGGATGGCAAGCAACTAGTGTCCGGCTCTTATGATGACACcgtcaagatctgggaccCTGCCACGGgcgagctgctgcagaccTTGGATGGCCATTCTGGAACAGTCGAGTCATTGGCCTTCTCACCAGATGGCAAGCTACTAGCATCCGGCTCCTATGACAACACCATCGATCTCTGGGACTCTGCCACAGGCGAGCTACTGCAGACTTTTGAAGGCCATCCTCATTCAATTTGGTCAGTGGCCTTCGCACCAGACGGCAAGGAACTAGCATCCGCCTCCGATGACAGCAccatcaagatctgggaccTTGCTACGGGCGAGCTGCAACAGACCCTTGACAGCCATTCTCAATCAGTTCGGTCAGTGGCATTCTCGCCAGATGGCAAGCTATTGGCATCCAGCTCCCTTGACAGCACCATCAAAGTCTGGAACCCCGCAACGggcgagctgcagcagagcCTTGAAGGCCGATCCGGTTGGGTTAAATCGGTGGCCTTTTCACCAGATGGCAAGAAATTAgcatctggctctgagaAAAACACCGTCAAACTCTGGAACCCTGCCACGGgcgagctgctgcagactcTTGAAGGTCATTCTCAGTCAGTGCGGTcagtggccttctcaccAGATGGCAAGCAACTAGCATCCAGCTCTAGTGACACcaccatcaagctctggaaCTCCACCACGggcgagctgcagcagaccttTAAAGGCCATGATCTTTGGATTCGGGCAGTAGCATTCTCACCAGATGGCAAGCATCTAGTATCCGGCTCTGACGATAACACCATAAAGCTCTGGGACCTTGCTACGAGCGAGCTGCAGCAAAGCCTTGAGGACCATTCTCGCAGTGTTCATGCAGTAGCCTTCTCACCAGATGACAAGCAACTGGCATCCAGCTCACTTGacagcaccatcaagctGTGGGACTCCGCCACGGGCGAGCTGCAGCGGACTCTTGAAGGCCATTCCCAAGGAGTTCGGTCAGTGACCTTCTCACCGGATGGCAAGTTACTAGCATCCAACTCTTATGACGGCACCATCAAACTCTGGAACCCCTTAACGggcgagctgcagcagactcTTACAGGCCGATCTGATTGGGTTGACTCGGTGGCATTTTCACCAGATGGAAAGCAACTAGCATCTGGCTATTATGacagcaccatcaagctctgggatTCCGCCACAGGCGAGCTGTTGCAGACCCTTGAAGGCCATTCTGACCGTATTCAATCGGTGGTATTCTCACCAGATGGCAAGCTACTAGCATCCGGCTCTTACGACCAAACCGCCAAGCTCTGGGATCCCGCCACGGgcgagctgctgcagatcttCGAAGGCCATTCTAAATGGGTTGAGTCGGTGGCCTTCTCACCAGATGGCAAGCTACTAGCATCCAGCTCTTATGGCGAAACTATAAAGCTTTGGGACCCTGTCACAGgtgagctgctgcagaccCTTAATGACCCTGATGAATCAGCTGGGTCAGttgccttctcgccggacGGAAATCGACTAGCATCCGTCGATATTTTCGACACCAAGATCTGGGATCCCGCCACGGGGGAGCTGTTGCAGGCTCTTAAAGGCCATTCCAAATGGGTCTGGTCCCGAACGGGAGCTGGGATATCTATATTCCTTGATCAATGGCTTTGTCTTCAGGAGAAAAGGATACTTTGGCTACCACAGTCATATCAGCCGTTCTGCATTTCCGTGAATGATGGAGTACTTGTCCTCGGTCATTCGTCTGGGAGGGTTTCTTTTATCCAAGGGCCAAGATTCTTGATCGAGTCAGAGGAAACCTAG
- a CDS encoding Zn(II)2Cys6 transcription factor domain-containing protein (transcript_id=CADANIAT00002954): MTCHQSGIRSRTKGGARSRKGCPECRSRKIKCDEQTPQCGQCLKTGRVCRIVDSLFKPHSYTFLAQTSPEPKSRDARAVRAEDKDVDEGLTRKTNPLNGDHQINIKYAVAPKAVDSKPSEARTHPLYQDDRALTAETMTIPPLPKRVQTERVSLASMSKRPEDATTQAGETYHDRCETAFFLRHFCEGPGQWMDLCTDQSYFSQNVVAISDKSPLVRYAACALAAKQLGQTRHPESHIRQTNVQRSMMKALIDSKLGFTWYGAKYYEKAIQLLAQQLSSRDRGTYSRLPGHVYGVGTTNGQPACGNDEEMYAETISLTVDLVVTQRKTRVDPDDIVLWCKMGLPVDAYGNLLPETRHDGLFETILFKALIRLMCRLVNLDFGNATKWTLISEEYDRWQGAVPSSFYIPITWTPNGPNPGDSIDPCSRGNISRETWFANDICAMTVAFYHMSRIILLANRPNSIAVRPHGIENGLIATCNALQQELRKHALEIMAIVQAMPSERVQKYMLQPLYVAGRHLTDPQERSDILQMLRNMGDDFGLFTDYRIRDLCDEWGMECNGIDRRDGYGILT; the protein is encoded by the exons ATGACCTGTCATCAGTCTGGAATCAGATCGCGCACCAAAGGGGGGGCACGGTCTCGGAAAGGATG TCCCGAGTGTCGAAGTCGGAAGATCAAGTGCGATGAACAGACGCCGCAATGTGGGCAGTGCCTTAAAACTGGTCGCGTCTGTCGGATTGTTGATAGCTTGTTCAAACCGCATTCCTATACCTTTCTAGCGCAGACGTCGCCGGAACCGAAATCGCGGGATGCTCGTGCTGTTCGTGCTGAAGACAAGGATGTTGACGAAGGGTTGACCCGGAAGACTAATCCGCTGAATGGTGATCACCAAATTAATATAAAAT ACGCTGTGGCACCGAAGGCCGTGGACAGCAAACCGAGTGAGGCGCGCACACATCCACTATATCAGGATGACCGTGCCCTAACTGCAGAAACGATGACCATCCCGCCTCTACCTAAGCGTGTCCAGACGGAGAGAGTGTCACTAGCGAGCATGAGCAAGCGTCCTGAGGATGCGACAACCCAGGCTGGAGAGACTTACCACGACCGCTGCGAAAccgctttctttcttcgccACTTTTGCGAAGGTCCTGGACAATGGATGGATCTTTGTACTGATCAGTCTTACTTTAGCCAGAACGTCGTCGCAATATCTGACAAGAGCCCACTAGTACGCTACGCGGCCTGCGCCTTGGCTGCAAAGCAACTTGGTCAAACTAGGCACCCGGAATCACACATCCGACAGACCAATGTCCAAAggtcgatgatgaaagcgCTGATTGACTCGAAACTTGGATTTACCTGGTACGGGGCCAAATATTATGAGAAGGCAATCCAGCTACTGGCACAACAGCTTTCTAGCAGGGACAGGGGGACGTACTCGAGATTGCCAGGTCATGTATACGGCGTGGGGACAACCAACGGCCAGCCCGCATGCGGAAACGATGAAGAGA TGTATGCGGAAACAATATCGCTGACAGTTGACCTAGTCGTTACGCAACGTAAGACTCGAGTAGATCCCGACGACATTGTCCTTTGGTGCAAAATGGGCCTTCCGGTTGATGCATACGGCAACCTTCTGCCCGAAACTCGACATGACGGTCTATTTGAAACCATTCTTTTCAAGGCTCTGATAAGGTTAATGTGCCGCCTGGTCAATTTAGATTTTGGCAATGCCACAAAGTGGACTTTGATCAGTGAGGAATATGATCGTTGGCAGGGTGCTGTGCCGTCATCGTTCTACATTCCTATTACCTGGACTCCTAATGGGCCTAACCCTGGAGATAGTATAGACCCTTGCTCGAGGGGGAATATATCGAGGGAGACATGGTTCGCGAATGACATTTGTGCTATGACTGTGGCTTTCTATCATATGTCGCGGATCATTCTTCTTGCCAACCGCCCAAACAGTATAGCCGTTCGGCCACATGGTATCGAGAATGGATTAATAGCGACATGTAATGCGCTTCAACAGGAGCTAAGAAAGCATGCACTAGAGATCATGGCCATAGTGCAAGCAATGCCGAGCGAAAGAGTTCAAAAGTACATGCTACAACCGCTTTATGTCGCCGGTCGCCACTTAACAGATCCTCAAGAACGAAGTGACATACTTCAGATGCTACGAAACATGGGAGACGATTTTGGGCTTTTCACCGACTACCGTATCCGGGACCTTTGCGATGAATGGGGAATGGAGTGCAACGGTATCGACCGGAGAGATGGCTATGGAATTTTGACCTGA
- a CDS encoding uncharacterized protein (transcript_id=CADANIAT00002955): MVFKVIVVGGGIAGLAAAIALRQHDREVTVLEQSPISEEIGATISLQPNASKIVEGQWGLAAKLKERGSMVDEAFKVYNLDGELQLHIPLQTKGKYGAERVMYHRADLHEALRERATSHAFPGKAATVRTSSKVVNCNCEEGTVALASGEVISADLIVGADGIKSVVRESVLGKKVIARPTGLSAYRMMISAESLQREADFAKVIDPRRGCTTMVIGRDRRLIMGPARCGTIYGIVALVPDENMNEDPTSTSWTTKGDHDKMMQSFADFPDWAQKPLLLAKSSSLGLWQLRDLDPLHTWYRGRAILIGDAAHAMLPTQGQGASQAIEDAEALGAFFEEFEKSASANAMDAIARVNEAIFRCRVYGL; this comes from the exons ATGGTCTTCAAGGTCATCGTTGTTGGCGGTGGAATAGCCGGCCTCGCAGCG GCAATCGCCCTCCGGCAGCATGACAGGGAGGTAACCGTACTCGAGCAATCTCCCATCAGCGAAGAGATTGGTGCTACGATATCTCTCCAGCCAAACGCATCAAAAATTGTTGAAGGACAATGGGGCCTGGCGGCGAAGCTTAAGGAGCGCGGCTCCATGGTTGACGAGGCTTTCAAAGTTTATAATCTAGATGGAGAACTGCAGCTGCATATACCTCTCCAGACAAAAGGAAAGTACGGCGCGGAGAGGGTGATGTATCATCGTGCAGATCTGCATGAGGCTTTGAGAGAGCGGGCAACATCGCATGCATTCCCTGGCAAAGCGGCCACAGTCCGTACTTCAAGCAAGGTTGTCAACTGTAATTGTGAAGAAGGAACTGTAGCGCTAGCCAGCGGAGAGGTCATCTCTGCGGATCTGATCGTTGGCGCAGATGGCATCAAAAGCGTTGTTCGCGAATCTGTCCTTGGAAAGAAAGTCATTGCGCGGCCTACCGGACTCTCTGCGTACAGAATGATGATCTCAGCAGAATCCCTGCAACGGGAGGCCGACTTTGCTAAAGTCATTGATCCACGGAGGGGATGCACAACAATGGTGATCGGCCGGGACAGGCGCTTGATCATGGGTCCTGCAAGGTGCGGCACGATCTATGGCATTGTTGCTCTTGTGCCAGATGAGAATATGAATGAAGATCCAACAAGCACGAGCTGGACAACAAAGGGAGATCACGATAAGATGATGCAGTCCTTCGCAGATTTTCCAGACTGGGCACAAAagcctctcctccttgcaAAATCATCCAGCCTAGGGCTCTGGCAGCTCCGAGACCTGGATCCTTTGCATACGTGGTATCGTGGCAGAGCGATCTTGATCGGCGACGCAGCCCATGCGATGTTACCTACTCAAGGCCAAGGAGCCAGTCAAGCGATTGAGGATGCTGAAGCGCTTGGAGCGTTctttgaggagtttgagaaatcagcctcagccaACGCTATGGATGCTATAGCCAGGGTGAACGAAGCTATATTCAGATGCAG AGTTTATGGATTATAA
- a CDS encoding phytanoyl-CoA dioxygenase family protein (transcript_id=CADANIAT00002956) gives MSTTTAEVSPVVTVTGTRPKARMALDGSPTNYGDFRDALNRDGYAVIKSAIPLDRATKYADEFYNYLEGFGLGYRRDDPSTVKPSTLPVINEKGMILAYGVTHEKWVWDIRGEPSVVDTFAKVYGDDDLIVSFDVVNVQFSNRKEMPENKNDLLTRHSKPWPHQDQDPAKPGFRCLQGLVNLNPCGPDDGGLIVCPGGHKISEQFHSEMANEPRIPAWTPEWFGFTDNGIKWLADHGLKWVKVCAEPGDLIVWDSRVPHYNLPPSGKNDRLAVYTCYMPVADASQEDLVRKKKAFEARLGTTHWPNAVHVGTNVAMRNGKPCPKSRERPVQEPILNEMTFKLTGIPYIKQEA, from the exons ATGTCCACTACCACAGCCGAAGTCAGTCCTGTTGTGACCGTCACTGGAACTCGGCCAAAGGCTCGTATGGCGCTCGATGGATCGCCAACAAACTACGGCGACTTCCGCGATGCCTTGAACCGAGACGGATACGCCGTTATCAAGAGCGCGATTCCCCTGGACCGCGCAACCAAGTACGCGGATGAGTTCTATAACTACTTGGAGGGTTT TGGTCTCGGCTATCGCCGCGACGACCCATCGACGGTGAAACCGTCAACCCTGCCCGTCATCAATGAAAAGGGCATGATTTTGGCATATGGCGTCACCCACGAGAAGTGGGTGTGGGATATCCGCGGTGAGCCAAGTGTCGTAGATACCTTTGCCAAGGTCTATGGTGATGACGATCTGATCGTTTCGTTTGACGTGGTTAATGTCCAGTTTTCAAA CCGAAAGGAGATGCCTGAAAA CAAGAACGATTTGCTAACCCGACATAGCAAGCCATGGCCccatcaagaccaagacccaGCTAAACCGGGCTTCCGCT GTCTTCAAGGCCTTGTCAACCTCAACCCCTGCGGCCCCGACGATGGCGGCCTGATCGTCTGCCCGGGGGGGCACAAAATCTCCGAACAGTTTCACAGTGAAATGGCTAATGAGCCACGTATCCCCGCGTGGACACCAGAGTGGTTCGGCTTCACGGACAATGGGATAAAGTGGCTAGCCGACCATGGCCTAAAATGGGTCAAGGTCTGCGCAGAACCTGGTGATCTGATAGTTTGGGATAGCCGCGTGCCGCACTACAATCTTCCGCCTTCCGGGAAGAATGACAGGCTCGCGGTATACACGTGCTATATGCCAGTCGCCGATGCCAGCCAGGAGGATCTggtgaggaagaaaaaggcgTTTGAGG CTCGTTTGGGAACTACGCACTGGCCGAATGCAGTGCACGTTGGAACGAATGTCGCTATGCGCAATGGGAAGCCTTGTCCCAAGAGCCGAGAGAGACCAGTTCAGGAACCTATTTTGAACGAGATGACGTTCAAATTGACGGGAATCCCGTATATCAAACAGGAGGCTTGA